The following proteins come from a genomic window of Hoplias malabaricus isolate fHopMal1 chromosome 15, fHopMal1.hap1, whole genome shotgun sequence:
- the calm3b gene encoding calmodulin 3b (phosphorylase kinase, delta), with translation MADQLTEEQIAEFKEAFSLFDKDGDGTITTKELGTVMRSLGQNPTEAELQDMINEVDADGNGTIDFPEFLTMMARKMKDTDSEEEIREAFRVFDKDGNGYISAAELRHVMTNLGEKLTDEEVDEMIREADIDGDGQVNYEEFVQMMTAK, from the exons ATG GCTGATCAACTAACTGAAGAACAGATTGCTG AATTCAAGGAGGCGTTCTCACTTTTTGACAAAGATGGTGATGGCACCATTACCACCAAAGAGTTGGGAACTGTCATGCGGTCTTTGGGACAGAACCCAACAGAAGCAGAGCTGCAGGACATGATCAATGAAGTTGATGCTGATG GTAACGGAACAATTGATTTCCCCGAGTTCCTCACCATGATGGCAAGGAAGATGAAGGACACTGACAGTGAAGAAGAAATTAGAGAAGCCTTCAGAGTTTTTGACAAG GATGGAAATGGCTACATCAGTGCTGCAGAGTTGCGTCATGTCATGACCAACCTGGGTGAAAAGCTGACAGACGAGGAGGTTGATGAGATGATCCGAGAGGCAGATATTGATGGTGATGGCCAGGTTAACTATGAAG AGTTTGTCCAGATGATGACTGCAAAATAA